The Desulfocurvibacter africanus subsp. africanus DSM 2603 region AACTCATGAATACGCAACTCGCGCTTATGATCCTTGCCACGCTCGTAGTTGTGGTGTTGGTCGTTTCGGAACTGTTGCCCATGCTGGTAGGAGGCAATCGAGCGATCAATGACTATAACTTCACTAGGGCTAAGCGTAACGAAAAGCATCGCGGAATGTACTAGCGCTGCATCCATTTGATTCTCGGTGTACATGTCGCTGGTTTTCAGCCGGCAACAGTATGCTTGGGGTTATTGATTTCATGGCCGCGTGTCATTAAGGACCATTTTTATGAATGTGTACAGCGCCCAGGGTCCTTCCCCGTTAAGGCTTGCATGCTTTTCATGTTAAGATAATATTTTAGTCTTAATTTGCGATGCCTTATGGCTGTGTAGAATAAGAATTGTCCTGTCTTTCAACAGGTTGCAATTGTTGAGCAAACAGCGGCATTGCGTGCGCATGGATCGTATCCAGTCGGCCTTCTTGGTCCGTTCAGCTCGTTTTGCCACTATCAAACCAGCCAACCTGGACTTGTTGCCATGGCCGGAAGATGGGCTTGAGCCTTAAACGACAACCTCGTATTCAGCCAAAGCCAAGCCTGCCAGACAGCATGCTCTTCCACAGGAGACGTCATGCCCCTGAACGATTATTCCGCACTGCTGGAACGCCTGCAGCGCGCCCTGGCGCTGGCTTTCGATCAATCCGGCGAGTTCCTGAACAGGCCGGGCTCGTCTTCGGCCTTCAAGATCGATCCTGATTTCTACCTGGCCATCTTGCCCCAATTCGCTGAAGACCTCTCATTCCTGACAGGTATCTTGACCGAAACCGTGATTGAAACGCTCGTTCTCACGGGAAATCTGGCGACCTATGGGCCGGAACGAATATGCTCGTTGCGTCTGGATGTGCATTTATCGCGTTCGGGAAGTCCCCGTCCTTTGCAGGTCGGATTCCTGCAGGCCGGTTTCGTGGACGGAGCGCTCAAGCTCTACGGAGGCCGGCGTTCTGGTTTGCCGTTGTCGGATGTGCGTTTGAACGCCGCCCAGCGACCTTTGGTCGAAAGGTTCCTGGCAGGCAGACCTGTGCCCGCCTCCATCTCCTATGCCGGCGAAATGCCGCCTGCGCGTCCAGGTTTATCGACCAGCGCCAAAGCGCAAGCAGCCGCCAAGCCTGGGGCTCGGATTCGGCGCTAAGTATCTCTTCCTTTTTCCGTGCTAAACGAGTGGTTCAGCGCTTACAGCATCCTTAAGCTTCAGTAGCTCTTGCTCCTGCGCGACTTGATCCGAATCCGGCTTCAGTCTGAAGCGATGAGAGCCCCTAAGTCCTCCCAAGTTCCCGCCACGTTCCCACATCCCATAAACGCCGAGCGACAATGGCTCGGAGCTGTCAGATGCTTTTGAAAACCTTGGCTAGGGAGTCCCCGGCCACGTGGAGCTTCCACTCGTTCAGATAGCCGAAGGGTGTCTCGCCCACGCTGTAGCCAGTGTTCTCCAGCCGTTGGCGTACCTCTGCGACTAGCTCGCGCACGAATTCCGGGTCAGCTTTGCTTTCCGAGAGGTGCCCGAAAGAGTGCAGTACAACCTGCTTGGTGTTGAATTTTCCTCCCAGCCATTTGATGTTCTTCAGCATCTTGGACAGGACGCTACTCCGGCGGTCATGGTCCTCGGCTTCGCCATGGTAGAAAACGACTACCGCATCGCGGGCCATTGCACCGGTCGGCTCGGCTTCCGGGGCTTCGGGCAGAGTCTTTTGGAAGGGCTTGTGCCAGAATTCGGGAGCATAAAACATGAGCAATTTCATGACGTGCCTCGGTTGCACGGTCCCAGGCAGCCCGCGCGCAGGCTGCAACCTGCGCATCCATCTTGGTGAGAGGAGAGGGATCCGTGGCTATCGAAGGTGAGCACGGCATAGCGGCGCGCGAGGTGTCCGTCATCGGTGGCCAGACCGTTGAGTAATAAGGCGCGAGCCAGTGTCGGATCGATCTCGGGCAGGGGCGCGCAGCTGCGTTCGGCGAGATCGGGCCGCAGGTCGGCCAGTGCAGCCATGACCAGTCGCGCTGCCAGACGGTGCAGCAGCAGACCCAGGGCCGGCTCTTCGCTCAGAGTACGCTCTACTTCGGCTTCTATTTCAGCCGGAAGCCATAGAGCCAGAATCGGGCCGCCAGCGGATTCCAGCCGGGCCGTTCGCAGGCATGCCGCCCAAAGCGACATGCAGCGGGCCAGCGATGGGGCATAGCGCGTGCGCCCAGGAGCAGGCAGGTCCGCCAGCACCGGCCCGAGGATATTCTGTGGTGCAAGCGTTTTGGCCCCTATCTCATAGGGTGCAGAGGGCAAAGGGGCTTCCGGGTGTGGATGGGAATCGTAAGGCATGGTCGCTGTTCCTTGGTGCCTGTCCCGCTGGCGTGACCGTAAATGACGCTTTACGCGTTCGCTGGAGGTCACCATAGAATGGCCTTCCGGTCAATGGATGGGACCTCGGAGGAGTCCCGGCAAGTGCTAGGATAAAGCATCCTGCAGCCTTTCTCGCCTTACGCAATCCCGGCGAGTGTCACAAATGCAAGTGAGTAATCGCCGGATATCCCTTGATGGTCCGGTACACTGCTTGCGTCCGTTATCTCCTCGCCCTATGATGCAGTTTCAGCACGATAAAGAATGAGGCTATCCCCGGAGTCTAGCATGCAGGGCCTGTCATACTGTGAGTTTTGTCCCGTTCGTGCTTGGTGGATGCGGAGTGCGGCATGCAGGATGCGCTTCATTCCATGACAACTCCCACCGATTCCGCCCAGGCAGGCAATGGCGGTAAGAATTCTCTAAGCGAAGATCGGCGACGCATTCTTGAATTATGGAGTCGCATCCGGCCGATGTCGGAGGTGGTGCCGTTCCAGGAGGAAGTCGAGGCGGCCGACGCTGTCTTAACCGGAGCGGTGGAGTACACGCGGCACTTCATGGACGAGGTGCGCCGTGGCAAGATCGTGGACTGTCGGGAGGCCTTGCCTCTCGTGGACCAGCTCATCGCCAGCGCAACCCGCAACCAGTCCGCCGTGATCAGCCTGGCCAAATTGAAGGTCCATGACGAATACACCTTCCACCACAGCATCAATGTGGCCATGTTCTCGATCATTTTTGGCCGGAGCTTGGGCTTGCCCCTGGAAGCGCAGAGGGTGCTCGGCCTCGCCGGCATCTACCACGACGTGGGCAAGGCGCGCATTCCCGAGGATATCCTCAAGAAGCCCGAGCAACTGAATGACGAGGAATACTCTCTAATCAAGCGTCACGCCGTGGAGGGCTACCGGGTCATGCGCGACTCGGCGGTGTTGCACCGTGACGTGCTCCTGGCCATCATGCAGCACCACGAACGCCATGATGGCCAGGGCTATCCCCGCGGCTTGGCGGGTCAGGCCATAAGCCCGCTGGCCCGCATCATCAGCTTGGTGGACGTGTACGATGCCCTGACCAGCAACCGTTGCTACCGCAAGGCGAGCACGCCGACCACGGCCCTTGGCCACATCTACCACCAGCAGGGCGCACATTTCTTCCCCACCTATGTAGAGCGCTTCATCAAGTGCATCGGCGTCTTTCCTCCCGGCAGCCTGGTGCGGCTGACGGATGGGAGCATCGCCGTGGTGCGTAGCGTCAACCCTGATTACAGCCTCCTGCCCACGGTAAGCGTATATCTCGACCAGCGGCTTCGCCGCTGTCAGCCCAGGATCATCGATCTGGCCCAGGCCCAGGCCGACGGGCTGAATCTGGGTATTCTGGGCTGTGTGGACCCGCGCCCCCTGCGCATTGATCCCGCCTTGCTCCTGCGTTGATCTTTATAGTCGGAAGGCAAGCCTGCCCGACATGTTCAATCTTGCACAGGCTGCGCAGGGCTTGCGCTTCGCTTGCAGATACTCTGTGTTCTTCACGGTTGGCTGGCCCCCGCCCAGGCAGTTTTTTAGAGTCCGTACGCGGTTGACTGGTTGCGAGTGGCTTTATTTGCTGGCTTGACCAGAGAAAGCCTCGCGGTTCCAACTAGGGCCTGTTAACGCTATCTGAGCGCCTCTACAATTAGTGCCAAGGTGAGAAAGCCAAGGTACATGACATCGAGCTTGTCGTAGCGGGTAAAAATGCGCCTGTAACCTTTGAGTCGTCTGAATAGACGCTCTATCTCATTGCGCTTTTTGTACAGCTCCTTGTCATATTCCCAGGGTTCCAAGCGATTGGGGTTTGGAGGAACCAC contains the following coding sequences:
- a CDS encoding threonyl-tRNA synthetase editing domain-containing protein, coding for MKLLMFYAPEFWHKPFQKTLPEAPEAEPTGAMARDAVVVFYHGEAEDHDRRSSVLSKMLKNIKWLGGKFNTKQVVLHSFGHLSESKADPEFVRELVAEVRQRLENTGYSVGETPFGYLNEWKLHVAGDSLAKVFKSI
- a CDS encoding HD-GYP domain-containing protein, translated to MSEVVPFQEEVEAADAVLTGAVEYTRHFMDEVRRGKIVDCREALPLVDQLIASATRNQSAVISLAKLKVHDEYTFHHSINVAMFSIIFGRSLGLPLEAQRVLGLAGIYHDVGKARIPEDILKKPEQLNDEEYSLIKRHAVEGYRVMRDSAVLHRDVLLAIMQHHERHDGQGYPRGLAGQAISPLARIISLVDVYDALTSNRCYRKASTPTTALGHIYHQQGAHFFPTYVERFIKCIGVFPPGSLVRLTDGSIAVVRSVNPDYSLLPTVSVYLDQRLRRCQPRIIDLAQAQADGLNLGILGCVDPRPLRIDPALLLR
- a CDS encoding IS5 family transposase, whose protein sequence is PQGRRLLTMLGGPPTDSCPLLMDGAYEGNETRTLSRDLGFVPVVPPNPNRLEPWEYDKELYKKRNEIERLFRRLKGYRRIFTRYDKLDVMYLGFLTLALIVEALR